The proteins below are encoded in one region of Amycolatopsis magusensis:
- a CDS encoding ABC transporter permease: protein MIGLAVRQLRFGAAAIIAVTAGMSALVAAQYQTTFAGALDHGALRALAANPAIRTLFGEPVALGDPGGFTVWRTGTPVGVLVGVWAALTATRLTRGDEDAGRLDLLLSGTITARGLLARRLAVLAGAVTLSGTGVSLALLVTGTAPAGAVLHGAGIAALGLVFAAVGALTAQLLPSRSPATGAAVGVLGAALLARMVTDGIDAPAWVRWLTPFGLTGQLQPYAANRVAPLAGLAALAVVLAAAAILAAGRRDLRSAPLALDARRRARTRLLHSLIGFALRRALRPWTGWLFGVAAYFALIGSLTTSISEFLSDNTRFSELAAGAGFGGLGSPHGFAATMFSLLAIPTGVYAAVRIGSFAEDETSRRATLLFAMPFSRRKLLGCELAITTAGTLLLATGAGLALWAGAAAAGAPLGFTAAIHGALNITPIALLSLGAAIAGLGRLPRATVALGALPAVGGFFYQVVAQSAGAPDWVLGFSPFTHTAAVPLATPDWPGSAGLLTVAAVLTAVGTIGYTRRDLAI, encoded by the coding sequence ATGATCGGCCTGGCCGTCCGGCAGCTCCGGTTCGGCGCCGCCGCGATCATCGCGGTCACCGCCGGGATGTCGGCGCTGGTCGCCGCGCAGTACCAGACCACCTTCGCCGGTGCGCTCGACCACGGCGCGCTGCGGGCGCTGGCCGCCAACCCCGCCATCCGGACGCTGTTCGGCGAACCGGTCGCGCTCGGCGATCCCGGCGGCTTCACCGTGTGGCGCACCGGAACCCCGGTCGGCGTGCTGGTCGGGGTCTGGGCCGCGCTGACCGCGACCCGGCTGACCCGCGGCGACGAGGACGCGGGCCGCCTGGACCTGCTGCTGTCCGGCACCATCACCGCACGCGGCCTGCTCGCCCGCCGGCTCGCCGTGCTCGCCGGAGCCGTGACACTGTCCGGTACCGGGGTGAGCCTCGCGCTGCTCGTCACCGGCACCGCACCGGCCGGAGCGGTGCTGCACGGCGCCGGGATCGCCGCACTGGGGCTGGTGTTCGCCGCGGTCGGGGCGCTCACCGCGCAGTTGCTGCCGTCGCGGTCACCGGCCACCGGCGCGGCGGTGGGTGTGCTGGGGGCCGCCCTGCTCGCCAGGATGGTCACCGACGGCATCGACGCGCCGGCCTGGGTCCGCTGGCTCACGCCTTTCGGCCTGACCGGCCAGCTCCAGCCCTATGCGGCCAACCGCGTCGCGCCACTGGCCGGGCTCGCCGCGCTGGCGGTCGTGCTCGCCGCGGCCGCGATCCTCGCCGCGGGTCGCCGGGATCTGCGCAGCGCCCCACTGGCACTCGACGCCCGTCGCCGCGCGCGCACCCGCCTGCTGCACTCGCTGATCGGGTTCGCGCTGCGCCGCGCGCTGCGGCCGTGGACCGGCTGGCTGTTCGGCGTGGCCGCCTACTTCGCCCTCATCGGGTCGCTGACCACGTCCATCAGCGAATTCCTCAGCGACAACACCCGTTTCAGTGAACTCGCCGCGGGAGCGGGTTTCGGCGGCCTCGGCTCCCCCCACGGTTTCGCCGCCACGATGTTCAGCCTGCTGGCCATCCCCACCGGCGTCTACGCCGCGGTGAGAATCGGCTCCTTCGCCGAGGACGAGACCAGCCGGCGAGCGACGCTGCTGTTCGCCATGCCCTTCTCCCGCCGGAAACTGCTCGGCTGCGAACTCGCCATCACCACGGCCGGAACCCTGCTGCTGGCCACCGGTGCCGGGCTCGCACTGTGGGCGGGTGCCGCCGCGGCCGGCGCCCCGCTCGGGTTCACCGCCGCCATCCACGGCGCACTGAACATCACCCCGATCGCGTTGCTTTCGCTCGGCGCGGCCATCGCCGGGCTCGGCAGGCTACCCCGCGCGACCGTGGCACTCGGCGCCCTCCCGGCCGTGGGCGGCTTCTTCTACCAGGTCGTGGCCCAGAGCGCCGGCGCACCGGACTGGGTCCTCGGCTTCTCCCCCTTCACCCACACCGCCGCCGTTCCACTGGCCACACCCGACTGGCCCGGATCGGCCGGACTGCTGACCGTGGCAGCCGTGCTCACCGCGGTCGGCACCATCGGCTACACCCGACGGGACCTGGCGATCTGA
- a CDS encoding fluoroquinolone export ABC transporter permease subunit: MNRLGAALRLELRLQRRYKFAHAAVFSGVMWLALLLPMPPGLRAAAEPYVLLGDLTIVGFFFIAGAVFFEKGERTLDAIVATPLRFGEYLAAKVIGLTGLSVLLAVGIATATSGVDYHLPLLVTGTVLGTVLMLLVGFLSALPFTSVSDWVMPAVLPIALFNLPIFGYAGLWDTGWLYLVPTYGPLLFFGAAFDQLTLQPWQIIYGLGYPVLAAAGLWLPARRWFDKYLIAKTGNA; the protein is encoded by the coding sequence GTGAACCGGCTCGGTGCCGCGCTGCGCCTGGAGCTGCGACTGCAGCGCCGCTACAAGTTCGCGCACGCCGCGGTGTTCTCCGGCGTGATGTGGCTGGCGCTGCTGCTGCCGATGCCGCCCGGCCTGCGTGCCGCGGCCGAACCGTACGTGCTCCTCGGCGACCTCACCATCGTGGGGTTCTTCTTCATCGCCGGAGCCGTGTTCTTCGAGAAGGGGGAGCGCACGCTCGACGCCATCGTCGCCACGCCGCTGCGGTTCGGCGAATACCTGGCCGCGAAGGTGATCGGCCTGACCGGGCTGTCGGTGCTGCTCGCGGTCGGCATCGCCACCGCGACCAGCGGCGTGGACTACCACCTGCCGTTGCTGGTGACCGGCACCGTGCTGGGCACGGTGCTCATGCTGCTGGTCGGTTTCCTCAGCGCGCTGCCGTTCACCTCGGTCAGCGACTGGGTGATGCCCGCGGTGCTCCCGATCGCGCTGTTCAACCTGCCGATCTTCGGCTACGCCGGGCTCTGGGACACCGGCTGGCTCTACCTGGTGCCCACCTACGGGCCGCTGCTGTTCTTCGGCGCCGCGTTCGACCAGCTCACCCTGCAGCCCTGGCAGATCATCTACGGCCTGGGTTATCCGGTGCTCGCCGCGGCGGGGTTGTGGCTGCCGGCCCGGCGGTGGTTCGACAAGTACCTGATCGCGAAGACGGGAAACGCCTGA
- a CDS encoding acyl carrier protein — protein MATGETGFDDVSYDLVSVQYHALKAGHDYGQYVRDADNAGRQDIADFFRKVMEEDSARAKQCHEFLKELSGSSASGPAVS, from the coding sequence ATGGCCACCGGTGAGACCGGATTCGATGATGTCAGCTACGACCTCGTGTCCGTGCAGTACCACGCGCTGAAAGCGGGGCACGACTACGGGCAGTACGTCCGGGACGCCGACAACGCGGGGCGCCAGGACATCGCCGACTTCTTCCGCAAGGTGATGGAGGAGGACTCGGCGAGGGCCAAGCAGTGCCACGAGTTCCTCAAGGAACTGTCCGGCAGTTCGGCGTCAGGGCCCGCGGTCAGCTGA
- a CDS encoding protein disulfide oxidoreductase, with the protein MKLFRSVGLVITTVALIAGCGTPADTGGTPGTPPAPATPGTTEPAAPAVAEQLRFSVKTVDGKDFSGQGLAGKPAVLWFWAPWCPVCQREAPTVAKAAQAGTGTTFVGVAAQDQVPAMREFVAKYELGTFEHLADLDAAVWKRFGVTAQPAFAFIGADGSVDVVKGTLSEEDLAQRVSALTGT; encoded by the coding sequence GTGAAGCTCTTCCGGTCCGTGGGACTGGTGATCACCACAGTCGCCCTGATCGCGGGATGCGGCACGCCCGCGGACACCGGCGGGACGCCCGGCACACCACCGGCCCCGGCCACGCCGGGCACGACGGAACCGGCGGCGCCCGCCGTGGCCGAACAGCTCCGGTTCAGCGTGAAAACCGTCGATGGCAAGGACTTCTCCGGGCAGGGTCTCGCGGGCAAGCCCGCGGTGCTGTGGTTCTGGGCGCCGTGGTGCCCGGTGTGCCAGCGGGAAGCCCCGACCGTGGCCAAGGCGGCGCAAGCCGGTACCGGCACCACCTTCGTCGGGGTCGCTGCCCAGGACCAGGTGCCCGCGATGCGGGAGTTCGTGGCCAAGTACGAACTGGGCACCTTCGAACACCTCGCCGACCTCGACGCCGCGGTGTGGAAGCGGTTCGGCGTGACCGCGCAACCGGCGTTCGCGTTCATCGGCGCGGACGGCTCGGTGGACGTGGTCAAGGGCACGCTGTCCGAAGAGGACCTCGCCCAGCGCGTCAGCGCACTCACCGGCACCTGA
- a CDS encoding ABC transporter ATP-binding protein, translating to MTVIEVGALTFSYPGSAEPAVRGMDFAVGQGEIFGFLGPSGAGKSTTQKILIGLLTGHGGRAEVWGREPAEWGQDFYRRVGVSFELPNHYQKLTALENLEFFASLHSGPVRDPMELLDSVGLAGDAHTRVGKFSKGMQMRLVFVRALLHDPDLLFLDEPTSGLDPVNARTVRDLVLAEKARGKTVFLTTHDMATADQLCDRVAFVVDGRIATLDSPRELKVARSRRQVRVEYRDAGDAVTGTEFPLDGLADNADFLRLLRDQRVETLHSKEATLDDVFVETTGRSLR from the coding sequence ATGACAGTGATCGAGGTCGGCGCGCTGACCTTCAGTTACCCCGGCAGTGCCGAGCCGGCCGTGCGGGGCATGGACTTCGCCGTCGGCCAGGGGGAGATCTTCGGCTTCCTCGGGCCCAGCGGCGCGGGCAAGTCGACCACGCAGAAGATCCTGATCGGCCTGCTGACCGGCCACGGCGGCCGGGCCGAGGTGTGGGGCCGTGAACCCGCGGAGTGGGGGCAGGACTTCTACCGCCGGGTCGGGGTGTCCTTCGAACTGCCCAACCACTACCAGAAGCTGACCGCGCTGGAGAACCTCGAGTTCTTCGCCTCCCTCCACAGTGGACCCGTCCGGGATCCGATGGAACTGCTGGACTCGGTGGGGCTGGCCGGTGACGCGCACACCAGGGTCGGCAAGTTCTCCAAGGGCATGCAGATGCGCCTGGTGTTCGTCCGCGCGCTGCTGCACGACCCGGACCTGCTCTTCCTCGACGAGCCGACCTCCGGGCTCGACCCGGTCAACGCCCGGACCGTCCGCGACCTCGTGCTGGCGGAGAAAGCTCGCGGGAAGACGGTGTTCCTGACCACCCACGACATGGCGACCGCGGATCAGCTGTGCGACCGGGTCGCCTTCGTCGTCGACGGCCGGATAGCGACCCTGGACTCGCCGCGGGAGCTGAAGGTGGCCCGCAGCCGCCGCCAGGTCCGGGTCGAATACCGCGACGCCGGCGACGCCGTCACCGGCACCGAGTTCCCGCTCGACGGCCTCGCCGACAACGCCGACTTCCTGCGCCTGCTGCGGGATCAGCGGGTGGAAACCCTGCACAGCAAGGAAGCCACCCTGGACGACGTGTTCGTCGAGACCACCGGACGGAGCTTGCGGTGA
- a CDS encoding FAD-dependent monooxygenase: MGTQRTVLVSGASIAGPAVAFWLQRYGFAVTVVEKSTGLRGGGYPIDVRGTALEVARRMGILPQLQEANIETQRLTFLDPDGSEVASVHPQSVVGGVEGRDVEVPRGALAEILYGATRDEVEYVFDDSIDALTEHEHGVDVTFRSGAQRGFDLVLGADGLHSRTRELIFGPEEQYHRYLGYCFAGFTMPNKFGLSQEGVIWNSPGRAAALYAVKGSDELHGFLVVARPEPPYDVLRVPEAQRDLVATTFADDGWVIPAMVAAMQDSDDLFFDTVSQIHLPRWSSGRVGLVGDAAYAPSFLTGQGSSIALVGAYMLAGALATHRDHTVAFAAYENDTRGFVELNQAQVDAGDAALFPVSAEALARRNDGLRGLTALPPETGRPAHTALTLPDFHFTPATSDVAVEVNER, translated from the coding sequence ATGGGAACACAACGTACAGTTCTGGTCTCCGGGGCGAGCATCGCCGGTCCCGCTGTCGCGTTCTGGCTGCAACGGTATGGCTTCGCGGTGACGGTGGTGGAGAAATCCACCGGACTGCGTGGCGGCGGGTATCCGATCGACGTGCGCGGCACCGCACTGGAAGTGGCCCGCCGGATGGGAATCCTGCCGCAGCTCCAGGAGGCGAATATCGAAACGCAACGACTGACCTTCCTTGATCCCGATGGCAGCGAGGTGGCCTCGGTCCATCCGCAGTCGGTGGTCGGCGGAGTCGAGGGACGTGATGTCGAGGTGCCTCGCGGGGCCCTGGCGGAAATCCTGTACGGAGCCACCCGGGACGAAGTGGAGTACGTATTCGACGACTCCATCGATGCGCTCACCGAACACGAGCACGGTGTCGATGTCACCTTCCGCAGCGGCGCGCAGCGCGGTTTCGATCTGGTGCTGGGTGCCGACGGATTACACTCGCGCACCAGGGAACTCATCTTCGGACCCGAGGAGCAATACCACCGCTATCTGGGATATTGCTTCGCCGGATTCACCATGCCCAACAAATTCGGCCTCTCCCAAGAAGGAGTGATCTGGAACTCCCCCGGCCGGGCGGCAGCGCTCTACGCGGTCAAGGGAAGCGACGAGCTCCACGGTTTCCTGGTTGTCGCCCGCCCCGAACCACCCTACGACGTACTCCGTGTCCCCGAAGCACAACGTGACCTCGTCGCCACGACCTTCGCCGACGACGGATGGGTGATCCCGGCCATGGTCGCCGCCATGCAGGACTCGGACGACCTGTTCTTCGACACCGTCAGCCAGATCCACCTGCCCCGCTGGTCCAGCGGCCGGGTCGGCCTCGTCGGCGATGCCGCCTATGCCCCGTCGTTCCTGACCGGGCAGGGCTCCAGCATCGCCCTCGTCGGCGCCTACATGCTCGCCGGGGCACTGGCCACCCATCGCGACCACACCGTCGCTTTCGCCGCCTACGAAAACGACACCCGTGGCTTCGTCGAACTGAACCAGGCACAGGTCGACGCGGGCGACGCGGCGCTCTTCCCGGTGAGCGCCGAAGCCCTCGCGCGACGCAACGATGGACTTCGCGGCCTCACCGCGTTGCCACCGGAAACCGGGCGACCGGCGCACACCGCTCTCACCCTGCCCGATTTCCATTTCACGCCGGCTACCTCCGACGTGGCGGTCGAGGTAAACGAGAGGTAA
- a CDS encoding ABC transporter permease, whose protein sequence is MSTFAALGRNDLRGVRRDTLLVGLFLAPLVWIAMVRFGTPAATTLAAEEFGFDLVPYHPLVLVGFLLLTSAIVVGGVMALLVLDERDAGTLTAIRVTPVSMGSYLGYRSATTVGVTLLIVLGTISASGLFPARLIPALVPIGLLTGLSGLVVTLVILAVATNKVEGVAAIRALGIVIAGLPLLPSFMDSPWRLAFGLVPTFWPTEAFLAAVEGTTWWPYLAGGVVYHALVIWPLYRRFTRSTG, encoded by the coding sequence ATGAGCACCTTCGCCGCACTCGGGCGCAACGACCTGCGCGGCGTCCGCCGCGACACGCTGCTGGTGGGCCTGTTCCTCGCCCCGCTGGTCTGGATCGCCATGGTCCGCTTCGGCACGCCGGCGGCCACCACGCTGGCCGCCGAGGAATTCGGCTTCGACCTCGTCCCGTACCACCCGCTCGTCCTGGTCGGCTTCCTGCTGCTGACCAGCGCGATCGTCGTCGGCGGGGTGATGGCGCTGCTGGTGCTCGACGAACGCGACGCGGGCACGCTCACCGCCATCCGGGTCACCCCGGTATCGATGGGCAGCTACCTCGGCTACCGCTCCGCCACCACCGTCGGCGTCACCCTGCTGATCGTGCTCGGCACGATCAGCGCGAGCGGCCTGTTCCCCGCCCGGCTGATCCCGGCGCTCGTGCCGATCGGCCTGCTGACCGGGCTGTCCGGGCTCGTCGTCACGCTGGTCATCCTCGCGGTGGCCACGAACAAGGTCGAAGGAGTGGCGGCCATCCGCGCGCTCGGCATCGTCATCGCCGGACTGCCACTGCTACCGTCCTTCATGGATTCGCCGTGGCGGCTGGCGTTCGGGCTGGTGCCCACCTTCTGGCCCACCGAGGCGTTCCTCGCGGCGGTCGAGGGCACCACCTGGTGGCCGTACCTGGCCGGTGGGGTGGTCTACCACGCGCTGGTCATCTGGCCGCTCTACCGCCGGTTCACCCGCTCCACCGGGTGA
- a CDS encoding ABC transporter ATP-binding protein, translating into MADMADNAIHTAVRMRGLSKRFGSTTAVRDLSLSVPAGEVFGFLGPNGAGKSTTIRLLLGLIRPSAGTAEIFGDPAGDVRRAHRHLAHVPADVTLWPSLTGREILTLLGRIGPPPDIAYRAELVERFELDLGKRAKAYSTGNRQKVALVAAFACRAPLLVLDEPTSGLDPLMEREFQRCVHDARRRGQTVFLSSHLLAEVEAVCDRVGILRAGELVEVAGLPELRRLRRTEVEVAYTGAAPRLSGIPEISGVERLDGGRLRFSLTGPPAATLRALTEATVTGISMREPSLAEIFLDYYGEPVR; encoded by the coding sequence ATGGCTGACATGGCTGACAACGCCATCCACACCGCTGTCCGCATGCGCGGGCTGAGCAAGCGCTTCGGCTCCACCACCGCGGTCCGCGACCTGTCCCTGTCCGTACCGGCCGGTGAGGTCTTCGGCTTCCTCGGGCCGAACGGCGCGGGGAAATCGACCACCATCCGGCTGCTGCTCGGGCTGATCCGCCCGTCCGCGGGCACCGCCGAGATCTTCGGCGACCCGGCAGGCGACGTCCGGCGAGCGCACCGCCACCTCGCCCACGTCCCGGCTGATGTGACCCTGTGGCCGTCGCTGACCGGCCGGGAGATCCTCACCCTGCTCGGCCGGATCGGGCCGCCACCGGACATCGCCTACCGCGCCGAACTGGTCGAGCGTTTCGAACTCGACCTCGGCAAGCGCGCCAAGGCCTACTCCACCGGCAACCGCCAGAAGGTCGCACTGGTGGCGGCCTTCGCCTGCCGGGCGCCACTGCTGGTGCTCGACGAGCCCACCAGCGGGCTGGACCCGTTGATGGAGCGGGAGTTCCAGCGCTGCGTGCACGACGCCCGCAGGCGTGGCCAGACCGTGTTCCTCAGCTCCCACCTGCTCGCCGAGGTCGAAGCCGTGTGCGATCGCGTCGGCATCCTGCGGGCCGGCGAGCTGGTCGAGGTCGCCGGCCTCCCCGAACTGCGCCGGCTGCGCCGCACCGAGGTCGAAGTCGCCTACACCGGCGCGGCACCGCGACTGTCCGGCATACCGGAGATCAGCGGGGTCGAACGGCTCGACGGTGGCCGGCTGCGGTTCTCACTGACCGGCCCACCGGCGGCGACCCTGCGGGCGCTGACCGAGGCCACGGTGACCGGGATCAGCATGCGCGAACCCAGCCTCGCCGAGATCTTCCTCGACTACTACGGCGAGCCGGTCCGATGA
- a CDS encoding peptidase inhibitor family I36 protein gives MSFRKVAVAASAVVAGVALFAAPATAEPALVECSPDLVCVYDGYNLTGEIYMFGLSDLNYADDAFASGLSVNDRSSSVWNRSGQHINFYVHGGANIGDLCFRLEPYGSRNNLGGEGCDNSVSSHYPAGL, from the coding sequence ATGAGTTTCCGGAAAGTTGCCGTGGCTGCCAGTGCGGTTGTGGCAGGTGTCGCGTTGTTCGCCGCGCCGGCCACCGCCGAGCCGGCCCTGGTGGAGTGTTCGCCAGATCTCGTCTGCGTGTACGACGGGTACAACCTCACCGGCGAGATCTACATGTTCGGCCTGAGTGACCTGAACTACGCTGACGACGCCTTCGCCAGTGGACTGTCAGTCAACGACCGAAGCAGTTCGGTCTGGAACAGGAGCGGCCAGCACATCAACTTCTACGTCCACGGGGGCGCCAACATCGGCGACCTGTGCTTCCGGCTGGAGCCCTACGGCAGCCGCAACAACCTGGGCGGCGAGGGCTGCGACAACTCCGTCAGTTCCCACTACCCGGCCGGTCTCTAG
- a CDS encoding GbsR/MarR family transcriptional regulator: MADTTDAAERLALTLAGGGMQRMTARVLCALLFADQDTLTAGEIAARLVISPGTVSTAIKNLTMVGLIEKVPAPGSRREHFRFREGAWATLMSSQNQVVQAMQQAADEGIAITGETSPAGRRLVEMRDFYSYLMAELPALIDRWKAGR; encoded by the coding sequence ATGGCGGACACCACCGACGCGGCCGAGCGACTGGCGTTGACCCTGGCCGGAGGCGGTATGCAGCGGATGACCGCGCGCGTGCTCTGCGCCCTGCTCTTCGCCGACCAGGACACCCTGACCGCGGGAGAGATCGCCGCGCGCCTGGTGATCAGCCCCGGCACGGTGTCCACCGCGATCAAGAACCTGACCATGGTCGGGCTGATCGAGAAGGTCCCCGCGCCCGGCAGCCGCCGCGAACACTTCCGCTTCCGCGAAGGCGCGTGGGCCACCTTGATGTCGAGCCAGAACCAGGTCGTCCAGGCCATGCAGCAGGCCGCCGACGAAGGCATCGCCATCACCGGCGAAACCAGCCCCGCCGGACGGCGGCTGGTCGAGATGCGCGACTTCTACAGCTACCTGATGGCCGAACTGCCCGCACTGATCGACCGGTGGAAAGCCGGGCGCTGA
- a CDS encoding cytochrome c biogenesis CcdA family protein: MDPQTLGFALAAGLVAALNPCGFAMLPAYLTLVIAGHDGGTRGRTALVGRALAATAAMALGFLVVFGVFGLVVAPLAASVQQYLPAITVVIGAALLGLGLWMLTGRELTLLLPKLGKGAPTTRLGSMFGYGLAYAIASLSCTIGPFLAVTSATFRSGSVLGGVTAYLAYGLGMTLVVGVLATAVALAGSTVTTGFRRILPHINRIGGGLLVVVGLYVGYYGVYELRLYFGDGDASDPVIEAAGAIQETLAGWVDSIGVLPLLGVLAVMILGAVLLGRRKAAKRGPG, translated from the coding sequence GTGGATCCGCAGACACTGGGCTTCGCGCTGGCCGCCGGCCTGGTCGCGGCGCTGAACCCCTGCGGCTTCGCGATGCTGCCCGCCTACCTGACCCTGGTGATCGCCGGCCACGACGGTGGGACGCGCGGCCGCACCGCGCTGGTGGGCCGGGCACTGGCGGCCACGGCAGCGATGGCGCTGGGGTTCCTGGTGGTGTTCGGGGTGTTCGGGCTCGTCGTCGCGCCGCTGGCGGCCTCGGTGCAGCAGTACCTGCCCGCGATCACCGTGGTGATCGGCGCCGCGCTGCTCGGGCTCGGCCTCTGGATGCTCACCGGCCGGGAACTCACCCTGTTGCTGCCCAAGCTGGGCAAGGGCGCGCCGACCACGCGGCTGGGCTCGATGTTCGGCTACGGCCTGGCGTATGCGATCGCGTCGCTGTCCTGCACGATCGGCCCCTTCCTCGCGGTCACCAGCGCCACCTTCCGCAGCGGCTCCGTCCTCGGCGGCGTCACCGCCTACCTCGCCTACGGCCTGGGCATGACCCTGGTCGTCGGCGTGCTGGCGACCGCCGTCGCACTGGCCGGTTCCACCGTGACCACCGGTTTCCGCCGGATACTGCCGCACATCAACCGGATCGGCGGCGGACTGCTCGTCGTCGTCGGCCTCTACGTCGGCTACTACGGCGTGTACGAACTACGGCTGTACTTCGGCGACGGCGACGCCAGTGATCCTGTGATCGAGGCCGCCGGTGCCATCCAGGAAACCCTGGCCGGCTGGGTCGACAGCATCGGCGTGCTGCCACTGCTGGGTGTTCTCGCCGTGATGATCCTCGGCGCCGTCCTGCTCGGCCGCCGCAAGGCGGCCAAGCGCGGGCCGGGGTGA
- the nhaA gene encoding Na+/H+ antiporter NhaA → MNRTPRTRPVLFSRRSWPETRRIADILRKETIGGALLLAAAVVAVVLANSPWSEFYESVRSSTIGPASLHLDLPVATWAADGLLAIFFFVAGLELKREFVAGDLRDPRRAAVPIAAACGGVLVPALIYLAINSGGGEAARGWAIPTATDIAFALAVLAVVGRCLPSALRTFLLTLAVVDDLIAILIIALFYTDDLRIVPLLLALVPLGVFTLLVQYRVRSWWLLLPLAALTWVCVHESGVHATVAGVLLGFAVPVLRSERAGGPEAGPGLAEHFEHRFRPLSAAVAVPVFALFAAGVPLGGWDGLRSALTDPVALGVVAGLVAGKTIGISGATWLLSRFTKAELDDGLGWVDVLGLAMLGGVGFTVSLLIGELAFGAGSEPDDHARVAILVGSLLAALLAAIILRARNRVYRRIHELENLDQDADGIPDVYERRDDTT, encoded by the coding sequence GTGAACCGAACCCCCCGAACTCGCCCGGTGTTGTTCAGTCGCCGTTCGTGGCCCGAAACCCGGCGGATCGCCGACATCCTCCGCAAGGAGACGATCGGCGGCGCGCTGCTGCTGGCCGCCGCGGTGGTGGCGGTCGTGCTCGCCAACTCGCCGTGGAGCGAGTTCTACGAATCGGTGCGCTCGTCCACGATCGGCCCGGCCTCGCTGCACCTGGACCTGCCCGTGGCGACCTGGGCCGCGGACGGCTTGCTGGCCATCTTCTTCTTCGTCGCCGGGCTCGAGCTCAAACGCGAATTCGTCGCCGGGGACCTGCGTGACCCCCGCCGCGCGGCTGTGCCGATCGCCGCGGCCTGCGGTGGGGTCCTCGTGCCGGCGCTGATCTACCTCGCGATCAACTCCGGTGGCGGTGAGGCGGCCCGCGGCTGGGCGATCCCCACCGCCACCGACATCGCCTTCGCGCTGGCCGTACTGGCGGTGGTCGGGCGCTGCCTGCCCTCCGCGCTGCGCACCTTCCTGCTGACCCTGGCCGTGGTGGACGACCTGATCGCCATCCTGATCATCGCCCTGTTCTACACCGACGACCTGCGGATCGTGCCGTTGCTGCTCGCACTGGTCCCGCTGGGGGTGTTCACCCTGCTGGTGCAGTACCGGGTCCGGTCCTGGTGGCTGCTCCTCCCGCTGGCCGCCCTGACCTGGGTGTGCGTCCACGAATCAGGCGTGCACGCCACCGTCGCCGGGGTCCTGCTCGGCTTCGCCGTGCCGGTGCTGCGCAGCGAACGCGCCGGCGGACCGGAGGCGGGTCCCGGTCTGGCCGAGCACTTCGAGCACCGGTTCCGGCCCTTGTCCGCCGCGGTCGCCGTACCCGTTTTCGCGTTGTTCGCCGCCGGTGTCCCGCTCGGCGGCTGGGACGGCCTGCGCAGCGCGCTGACCGACCCGGTGGCGCTCGGCGTCGTCGCCGGTCTGGTGGCGGGCAAGACGATCGGGATCTCCGGCGCCACCTGGTTGTTGTCCAGGTTCACCAAGGCCGAGCTCGACGACGGGCTCGGCTGGGTGGACGTGCTCGGCCTGGCCATGCTCGGCGGGGTCGGGTTCACCGTCTCGCTGCTCATCGGCGAATTGGCCTTCGGGGCGGGCAGCGAACCGGACGACCACGCCCGGGTCGCCATCCTCGTCGGATCCCTGCTCGCCGCCCTGCTCGCCGCGATCATCCTGCGTGCCCGCAACCGGGTGTACCGGCGGATCCACGAACTGGAGAACCTCGACCAGGATGCCGACGGGATCCCCGACGTCTACGAACGCCGCGACGACACCACCTGA